One Microcaecilia unicolor chromosome 8, aMicUni1.1, whole genome shotgun sequence DNA window includes the following coding sequences:
- the LOC115475944 gene encoding urotensin-2 receptor-like yields MEPGQGATLAWSHKDATASRNTSFEVLSVSSDIVLMSFLGGILAVMCVVGIGGNLYTLVVMNLSMRFTGSMYIYIVNLALADLLYLSTIPFVVCTYFVKDWYFGDLGCRILFSLDLLTMHASIFILMIMSTERYLAVVKPLDTIGRSRDYRRTVTCLVWLVSFLLALPTMILIDLRTSSQNGITKRMCHPTWQMEAYKIYLTVLFNTCILAPGLVICYLYFKLARTYWRSQTDVFTSKELKRCPRQKVLYMIFTIVLTYWACFVPFWLWQLLSIYYYQPDNLTNNTVVYINFVVTCLAYSNSCINPFLYTLLSKNYKEYLRSRQKNDSTGRSKKKPMRCSSRRSVSSVSHPYTETIAIAQLKGATEDACPV; encoded by the coding sequence ATGGAGCCAGGCCAAGGTGCAACTTTAGCATGGAGTCACAAGGACGCCACGGCTTCTCGGAACACCTCGTTTGAGGTCCTCAGTGTCTCCAGTGACATTGTGTTGATGTCATTCCTTGGAGGAATTCTTGCAGTGATGTGTGTtgttggcatcggaggcaacCTTTACACCTTGGTGGTGATGAACCTGTCCATGAGGTTCACAGGATCAATGTACATTTACATTGTCAACCTGGCTTTAGCAGATCTCCTTTATCTTTCCACAATCCCCTTTGTGGTCTGCACATACTTTGTGAAGGACTGGTACTTCGGTGACCTTGGTTGTAGGATCCTGTTTAGTCTCGATCTTCTCACCATGCATGCCAGCATTTTCATACTCATGATTATGAGCACGGAAAGGTACCTTGCAGTTGTCAAACCCCTGGATACCATTGGAAGATCTAGAGACTATAGAAGGACTGTCACTTGTCTTGTGTGGTTAGTGTCCTTTCTCCTGGCGCTTCCGACCATGATCTTGATCGATCTCAGGACAAGCAGCCAGAACGGAATAACCAAACGCATGTGCCACCCAACCTGGCAGATGGAAGCTTATAAAATATACCTGACAGTCCTTTTTAACACTTGCATCTTAGCCCCAGGTCTAGTGATTTGCTACCTCTATTTTAAGTTGGCGAGAACCTATTGGAGGTCTCAAACTGATGTCTTTACATCTAAGGAACTGAAAAGATGTCCCCGGCAAAAAGTTTTATACATGATCTTCACAATTGTCCTCACCTATTGGGCTTGTTTCGTTCCGTTCTGGCTTTGGCAGCTTCTCAGCATCTATTACTACCAGCCTGACAATCTCACCAACAACACTGTCGTGTACATTAACTTTGTGGTGACATGTCTGGCCTACAGCAATAGTTGTATTAACCCTTTCCTGTATACTCTGCTCTCCAAGAATTACAAGGAGTACTTGAGGAGCAGACAAAAGAATGATAGCACCGGCCGCTCCAAAAAGAAACCCATGAGGTGCTCCTCAAGAAGATCTGTGTCCTCTGTAAGCCATCCATACACAGAGACCATTGCCATTGCTCAGCTCAAGGGAGCCACCGAGGATGCTTGTCCTGTCTGA